Proteins encoded together in one Benincasa hispida cultivar B227 chromosome 1, ASM972705v1, whole genome shotgun sequence window:
- the LOC120071029 gene encoding transcription factor TCP17-like isoform X1, protein MPADKHDERHNMIKTSKDQENSPPPKLAAVSSSSSAAATPWLRLKDPRIVRVSRAFGGKDRHSKVYTIRGLRDRRVRLSVSTAIQLYDLQDRLGLNQPSKVIDWLLSAAKDEIDELPPLPIPSASLGLHYQSMLPHPHRSEFKIIDKAEIEDETDELQKQHKSNNPSHPSSFSALLNNVSTPPFGFYWDHNPSSSSSTTNNLPFLTSQPEDSNNNLHNFNHLNLSLPSPLSLEFNHLHQNFFINNNSLNNTPPNNFHPNVKPFHFSMATKFTSQAKKNNSDPSSNKDHGFASHQ, encoded by the exons ATGC CTGCAGACAAACATGATGAGAGACATAATATGATTAAAACTTCTAAAGATCAAGAGAATTCACCACCTCCAAAACTAGCAGCAGTTTCATCAAGCTCTTCCGCGGCTGCGACGCCATGGCTTAGGTTGAAGGATCCAAGGATCGTGCGCGTGTCGCGAGCTTTCGGAGGCAAGGATCGACACAGCAAAGTTTATACTATAAGAGGGCTGCGCGACAGGCGTGTAAGGCTTTCGGTTTCGACTGCAATTCAGCTCTATGATCTTCAAGACCGCCTCGGCCTTAATCAGCCGAGCAAGGTCATCGATTGGTTGTTGAGTGCCGCCAAGGATGAAATCGATGAACTCCCTCCATTGCCAATCCCATCCGCAAGCCTCGGCCTTCACTACCAATCTATGCTACCACACCCACATAGATCGGAGTTCAAAATCATCGACAAGGCCGAGATCGAGGACGAGACCGATGAATTACAAAAACAACACAAATCAAATAATCCCTCTCACCCTTCTTCTTTCTCAGCCCTTTTGAACAATGTGTCTACCCCTCCATTTGGGTTTTATTGGGATCATAatccatcatcatcatcatcaacaacAAATAATCTTCCATTTCTTACATCTCAACCTGAGGATAGTAATAATAATCTTCATAACTTCAATCATCTCAATTTGTCTTTGCCTTCCCCTTTGTCTCTTGAGTTCAATCACTTGCACCAAAATTTCTTCATTAACAataattctctcaataatacaCCTCCTAATAATTTCCACCCCAATGTTAAGCCTTTTCACTTTAGTATGGCTACCAAATTCACTTCTCAAGCCAAGAAAAACAATTCAGATCCTTCAAGTAATAAGGATCATGGTTTTGCTTCTCATCAATGA
- the LOC120071029 gene encoding transcription factor TCP17-like isoform X2, translating to MHKHDERHNMIKTSKDQENSPPPKLAAVSSSSSAAATPWLRLKDPRIVRVSRAFGGKDRHSKVYTIRGLRDRRVRLSVSTAIQLYDLQDRLGLNQPSKVIDWLLSAAKDEIDELPPLPIPSASLGLHYQSMLPHPHRSEFKIIDKAEIEDETDELQKQHKSNNPSHPSSFSALLNNVSTPPFGFYWDHNPSSSSSTTNNLPFLTSQPEDSNNNLHNFNHLNLSLPSPLSLEFNHLHQNFFINNNSLNNTPPNNFHPNVKPFHFSMATKFTSQAKKNNSDPSSNKDHGFASHQ from the exons ATGC ACAAACATGATGAGAGACATAATATGATTAAAACTTCTAAAGATCAAGAGAATTCACCACCTCCAAAACTAGCAGCAGTTTCATCAAGCTCTTCCGCGGCTGCGACGCCATGGCTTAGGTTGAAGGATCCAAGGATCGTGCGCGTGTCGCGAGCTTTCGGAGGCAAGGATCGACACAGCAAAGTTTATACTATAAGAGGGCTGCGCGACAGGCGTGTAAGGCTTTCGGTTTCGACTGCAATTCAGCTCTATGATCTTCAAGACCGCCTCGGCCTTAATCAGCCGAGCAAGGTCATCGATTGGTTGTTGAGTGCCGCCAAGGATGAAATCGATGAACTCCCTCCATTGCCAATCCCATCCGCAAGCCTCGGCCTTCACTACCAATCTATGCTACCACACCCACATAGATCGGAGTTCAAAATCATCGACAAGGCCGAGATCGAGGACGAGACCGATGAATTACAAAAACAACACAAATCAAATAATCCCTCTCACCCTTCTTCTTTCTCAGCCCTTTTGAACAATGTGTCTACCCCTCCATTTGGGTTTTATTGGGATCATAatccatcatcatcatcatcaacaacAAATAATCTTCCATTTCTTACATCTCAACCTGAGGATAGTAATAATAATCTTCATAACTTCAATCATCTCAATTTGTCTTTGCCTTCCCCTTTGTCTCTTGAGTTCAATCACTTGCACCAAAATTTCTTCATTAACAataattctctcaataatacaCCTCCTAATAATTTCCACCCCAATGTTAAGCCTTTTCACTTTAGTATGGCTACCAAATTCACTTCTCAAGCCAAGAAAAACAATTCAGATCCTTCAAGTAATAAGGATCATGGTTTTGCTTCTCATCAATGA